A single region of the Pleurocapsa minor HA4230-MV1 genome encodes:
- a CDS encoding response regulator transcription factor, with protein sequence MSQATTIRILIADDHAIFRQGLATIINRDPDMQVIAQAENGEQAIALFEQYQPDVTLMDLRMPEVEGVAAISAICAIAKSARIIVLTTYDSDEDIYRGLQAGAKGYLLKETEPDELLNAIRTVHRGQKYIPPHVGAKLVQRLSNPELSERELEVLRSLAQGMSNAEIADALSIGEGTVKSHVNRILNKLDVSDRTQAVIVAVKRGIVSL encoded by the coding sequence ATGAGCCAAGCCACGACCATTCGGATTCTGATTGCGGACGATCATGCCATTTTTCGGCAAGGATTAGCCACGATTATTAACCGTGACCCAGATATGCAGGTGATTGCCCAAGCTGAAAATGGGGAACAAGCGATCGCGCTATTTGAGCAATACCAACCAGATGTTACGCTCATGGATCTGCGAATGCCAGAAGTGGAAGGAGTTGCCGCCATCAGTGCAATTTGTGCGATCGCTAAATCTGCTCGGATTATAGTCCTGACCACGTATGATAGTGATGAAGACATTTATCGGGGATTGCAGGCAGGCGCAAAAGGATACCTGTTGAAAGAAACTGAGCCTGACGAACTGCTGAATGCCATTCGTACCGTTCATCGGGGTCAGAAGTATATTCCGCCCCATGTGGGAGCAAAGTTGGTACAGCGCCTCAGCAATCCAGAACTGAGTGAAAGAGAATTAGAAGTACTCCGCTCACTGGCACAGGGGATGAGCAATGCCGAGATTGCTGATGCTTTGAGTATTGGTGAAGGCACGGTTAAATCCCATGTCAATCGAATTTTGAATAAATTAGATGTGAGCGATCGTACCCAGGCGGTGATTGTTGCGGTTAAGCGCGGTATTGTCAGTTTATAG